Proteins from a genomic interval of Streptomyces fodineus:
- a CDS encoding ankyrin repeat domain-containing protein — MSEAPDPEVVELATKIFDLARQGRTEALVAYVDAGVPANLTNDRGDSLVMLAAYHGHAEAVRALLARGAAADQVNDRGQTPLAGAVFKGETEVIKALLEGGADPAAGTPSAVDTARMFGKAELLELFGAH, encoded by the coding sequence ATGAGTGAAGCCCCCGACCCCGAGGTCGTGGAGCTGGCGACCAAGATCTTCGATCTGGCCCGGCAGGGCCGGACCGAGGCGCTCGTGGCGTACGTCGACGCCGGCGTTCCGGCCAACCTCACCAACGACCGCGGCGACTCCCTGGTGATGCTCGCCGCCTACCACGGCCATGCCGAAGCGGTGCGCGCCCTGCTCGCCCGGGGCGCCGCGGCGGACCAGGTCAACGACCGGGGGCAGACCCCGCTCGCGGGTGCCGTCTTCAAGGGCGAGACAGAAGTGATCAAGGCTCTTCTGGAGGGCGGAGCCGACCCCGCGGCGGGGACGCCGTCGGCCGTCGACACCGCCCGGATGTTCGGCAAGGCGGAACTCCTGGAGCTGTTCGGCGCGCACTGA
- a CDS encoding PLP-dependent aminotransferase family protein: MAQWTSAMGAAQLARLLKSQQDRPAGPGTRRPPAYRALADGIRLLVLEGRVPVAARLPAERELAVALSVSRTTVAAAYEALRTEGFLESRRGAGSWTAVPAGNPLPARGLEPLPPEALGSMIDLGCASLPAPEPWLTRAVQGALEELPPYAHTHGDYPAGLPALRSMIAERYTACGIPTMPEQIMVTTGAMGAIDAICHLFAGRGERIAVESPSYANILQLMREAGARLVPVAMAEGLSGWDVDRWRQVLREAAPRLAYVVADFHNPTGALADDDQRRRLVDAARSAGTVLVADETMTELWLDEEYAGDGMPRRVCAFDPAGSTVITVGSASKAFWAGMRIGWVRAAPDVVRSLVAARAYADLGTPVLEQLAVNWLFSTGGWEQAVELRRAQARENRDALVAAIRRELPTWEFEIPQGGLTLWVRAGGLSGSRLAEAGERTGVRVPSGPRFGVDGAFEGYVRLPFTVGGAVAEEAAVRLAAAARLVETGGTGGAEAPRTFVA; the protein is encoded by the coding sequence ATGGCGCAGTGGACCTCTGCGATGGGGGCCGCGCAGCTCGCCCGGCTCCTGAAGTCCCAGCAGGACCGCCCGGCCGGCCCCGGCACCCGCCGCCCGCCCGCCTACCGCGCCCTCGCCGACGGCATCCGGCTGCTGGTGCTCGAAGGGCGCGTCCCGGTCGCCGCCCGGCTGCCCGCCGAACGCGAACTCGCCGTCGCCCTGTCCGTGAGCCGCACCACCGTCGCCGCCGCCTACGAGGCGTTGCGCACCGAGGGCTTCCTGGAGTCCCGGCGCGGAGCCGGCAGCTGGACCGCCGTACCGGCGGGCAACCCGCTGCCCGCGCGTGGCCTCGAACCGCTGCCCCCCGAGGCGCTGGGCTCGATGATCGACCTGGGCTGCGCCTCGCTCCCGGCCCCCGAGCCCTGGCTCACCCGCGCCGTGCAGGGCGCCCTGGAGGAACTGCCGCCGTACGCCCACACGCACGGCGACTACCCGGCCGGCCTGCCCGCCCTGCGCTCGATGATCGCCGAGCGGTACACCGCGTGCGGGATCCCCACCATGCCCGAGCAGATCATGGTGACGACCGGCGCGATGGGCGCCATAGACGCGATCTGCCATCTCTTCGCCGGCCGCGGCGAACGGATCGCCGTGGAGTCCCCGTCCTACGCCAACATCCTGCAGCTGATGCGCGAGGCCGGCGCCCGTCTGGTCCCGGTCGCGATGGCCGAGGGCCTCTCCGGCTGGGACGTGGACCGCTGGCGCCAGGTGCTGCGCGAGGCCGCGCCCCGACTCGCCTATGTCGTCGCCGACTTCCACAACCCCACCGGCGCGCTCGCCGACGACGACCAGCGGCGCCGGCTGGTGGACGCGGCACGCTCGGCCGGCACGGTGCTCGTCGCCGACGAGACGATGACCGAGTTGTGGCTGGACGAGGAGTACGCGGGCGACGGCATGCCGCGCCGGGTCTGCGCCTTCGACCCGGCCGGCTCGACCGTCATCACGGTCGGCTCGGCCAGCAAGGCCTTCTGGGCGGGCATGCGGATCGGCTGGGTGCGGGCGGCTCCGGACGTCGTCCGCAGCCTGGTCGCCGCCCGGGCGTACGCCGATCTCGGCACGCCGGTGCTGGAGCAGCTCGCCGTCAACTGGCTCTTCAGCACGGGGGGTTGGGAGCAGGCGGTGGAGCTGCGCCGGGCCCAGGCCCGGGAGAACCGGGACGCGCTGGTGGCGGCGATCCGGCGCGAGCTGCCGACGTGGGAGTTCGAGATTCCCCAGGGCGGTCTGACCCTGTGGGTCCGCGCCGGCGGGCTGTCCGGCTCCCGGCTCGCCGAAGCGGGGGAGCGGACCGGCGTCCGCGTTCCCTCCGGGCCCCGGTTCGGTGTGGACGGCGCGTTCGAGGGTTATGTGCGGCTGCCGTTCACCGTCGGGGGAGCGGTGGCGGAGGAGGCCGCGGTCCGGCTGGCCGCGGCGGCCCGGTTGGTGGAGACGGGCGGTACGGGGGGCGCGGAGGCGCCGCGTACGTTCGTGGCCTAG